A segment of the Bacillus licheniformis DSM 13 = ATCC 14580 genome:
GATCAACCCGGATATCAAAAATTTTTATGACTTTACAATCGATGATTTTAAATTAATCGACTATAAGCACGGCGACAAGCTGACATTTGAAGTTGCCGTATGAACAGGCGGATTTCCCGCCTGTTTTTTTGTACAGTGATGAAAAACGGCCTTGGAGGATGATTCAAGAAGATACAGACATATAATACGGCAAGACAGGCACAAGGGCTGTCGATATGGAGCTGTTTGCGGGAATTCATTAAAACACGCGGCTGAAGTTATGTTTTTACCAACGATATCAACGGTTCATGTTCTGATGCAAAAGCGATGACGTGCAGCATCTTAAAAAATAACGTCATAGAAGAATAAACGTTCATTTACACAATCTAAACGTCTTTTTCACAAAGAACCCGAAAAGCAAAAACAATTCTCTCTTAATCTGTTAGTAACACCAGCATATACAAGAGGAGGTTGTTTTTGTCATGATCAAAAAATGGGCGGTTCATCTGCTGTTTTCCGCATTGGTACTGCTTGGGCTTTCGGGAGGCGCCGCATATTCTCCTCAGCATGCCGAAGGTGCTGCAAGGTATGACGACATATTGTATTTTCCGGCATCACGCTATCCCGAAACCGGCGCTCATATCAGCGACGCAATCAAAGCAGGGCATTCAGATGTCTGCACGATTGAAAGATCGGGAGCGGATAAGCGCCGCCAGGAATCACTGAAGGGGATTCCGACTAAGCCGGGCTTTGACCGTGACGAATGGCCGATGGCCATGTGTGAAGAAGGGGGCAAAGGAGCGTCTGTCAGATATGTCAGCTCATCGGATAACCGCGGAGCCGGCTCCTGGGTCGGGAACAGGCTGAGCGGTTTCGCCGACGGGACGAGAATTTTGTTTATCGTTCAATAAAAGGCGAAAAACAAATATCTTTCCTTTGGGAAACATTTTTGTTGACAGGAAAATCGTTGTGGGGGATAATGGTAATGTAAGCATATTATCATTCCCTCTGTTTCAGGTTCGCATCCTTCATTGCCGAATGGATGTGAGCCTGTTTTTTCGTGCAAAAAAACCGCCGACCGGCGGTTTTGCTGATGAGTCCGTGTTTTAATGAACAGTGCGAAAAACGCCGATGACTTTTCCGAGAATCGTCACATTCTGAAGGATGATCGGCTCCATCGTCGGGTTTTCCGGCTGAAGGCGGATATGGGTTTCCTCCTTGAAAAACCGCTTAACAGTCGCTTCGTCGTCTTCGGTCATCGCAACGACGATATCCCCGTTGTTTGCGGTGTTCTGCTGCTTGACAATCACATAATCTTGATCAAGAATTCCGGCATCGATCATGCTTTCTCCCATGATCTCCAGCATGAAGACGTGCTCATCCGGCGGCGCCAGGCGTTCGGGAAGCGGAAAGTATTCCTCGATGTTTTCGACTGCGGTAATCGGTGTACCGGCGGTCACCTTTCCGATGACCGGGACATTGACAACCTGGTTTTTCGGAATATGAATTTCCTCCTCTGTATCGAGAATTTCGATCGCTCTCGGCTTCGTCGGATCCCTTCTGATCAATCCCTTCGTTTCAAGCCTTGCCAAGTGGCCGTGTACCGTTGAACTTGACGCCAGGCCGACCGCTTCTCCGATCTCCCTGACGGAAGGCGGATAGCCTTTGCGCTTCACTTCTTCTTTAATGAAACGCAAAATATCAAGTTGTCTTTTTGATAGCTTCGTCATTTTTTGCACCTCAAAACGTCGATTTTAGCTAGATTATAGCATGTTTTTCCTCTGAGTACAAACATAGGTTCGAAAAAAACGATTGACAGAAACATTTGTTCGTATGTATACTGAAGTCACAAAAACCGAACAAACATTCTGGGGTGATGGATATGAAAAAAGAATCATTGATTTTTGTCAGTCTGTTTACTGCTGTGATCAGCTGCTGTATTCTGTTTGTGTCTTTTGCCGGTAAGATCGAAGAAAGAAAGCAATATGTTAAAATAGAAGTGCAAGAAGGCGATACATTGTGGGAGCTGGCCGACCGGATCAAAGGCGGAAAAACCGCTGACAAACACAAATTCATCGAATGGGTCGCCGATAAAAACAATCTGCCGACCTCTGTCATTAAACCGGGAGATGTCTTGATCCTGCCGGTAGCCAAACAGCACTCCGATCAATATCAGCTTGCAGTTGTAGAATAAGAGATTGAGGGGATTTCCATGAATGCGATTATTTACACCAGGGTAAGCACTGCGAAGGAGCAGCAGGAAACCTCATTAAAGCGGCAGGAGGAAGAGCTTAAGTCGCTTGCCGCCGAACACGGGATGAACGTCGTGAGCGTCATTTCCGAGCAGGCGAGCGGATATGAAATGGACCGCGACGGCGTCTTCGATCTGCTCGAGGAAATCAAAACATCAGACATCGACGCGGTTTTAATACAGGATGATACGCGGCTTGGAAGAGGGAATGCCAAAATTGCCCTTCTTCACTGTTTATATAAAGAAGGCGTTCAAATCTACACGCTGGCTCACCGCGGAAAGCTCGAGCTTTCCGAAGCGGACTCGATGGTTTTGGAGATTGTCGGCATTGTCGAGGAATACCAGCGGAAAATACATAACCTGAAAATTAAGCGGGGAATGAAGAAGGCGGTCGAAAACGGCTACCGCCCGGAGAGGAACCTAAAACACCGCAATGAAGGCGGCGGGAGAGAGCGAATCGAAGCGCCTCTTTCAGAAATCGTCAGGCTCAGGGAGAACAAGCTGACGTTTGCGGAGATTGCAGCCGTGTTGAGAGGCTTCGGATACAGCATATCAAAAGCAACCGTTCACCGCCGCTACCAGGAGTATAAGGACGGCCTTGCAGACTAATCTGTTGTCAAACGAAAGCGGATTTAGTAGTATGATGGATATATACCGAATCAAAGGAGTATCTTATGATTTCTAAAGAAAAAATAGCCAGAATTAACGAGCTTGCCAAAAAAGCAAAGAGCGGATCTTTAACAGACGAAGAAAAAGCAGAACAGCAGAAGCTTCGCCAGGAATACCTTCAAGGCGTCCGCGCGTCTATGAAAAACACGTTGAAAACTGTGACGATTGTTGACCCTGAAGGTAATGATGTGACTCCTGAAAAGCTCAAACAGGAAAAAAGAAACCGCCGATTGCATTAATTTTAGGGAATACGCCGATATCGTATTCCCTTTTTGTATATACTACAATTTAGAATGAAGGCAAAGATTCGTCATTTTTCGCCCAGCTTTTGAGCTGAAATGGTTGTGAAAACCGATGGGTAGATTTATGATAAGAAAGTAGAGTCCATACAGGAAGGGGATCATAATGAAAACGATTGAATTAAAATCTGTCGCAACAATACGAACACTCTCCATAGACGCGATTGAAAAAGCTAAATCCGGTCACCCCGGCATGCCGATGGGGACTGCTCCGATGGCTTATGCGCTTTGGACAAAAATGATGAATGTCAGCCCTGAAAATCCGAATTGGTTTAACAGGGACCGTTTTGTGCTTTCCGCCGGACACGGATCAATGCTTTTGTACAGCATGCTTCACTTAAGCGGATATGACGTTTCAATTGAAGACCTCAAAAATTTCCGCCAATGGGGAAGCAAAACTCCTGGGCATCCGGAATTCGGACATACTCCGGGTGTAGATGCGACTACAGGTCCGCTTGGCCAAGGAATCGGAATGGCTGTCGGAATGGCGCTTGCTGAACGTCACCTTGCTGAAACTTACAACCGTGACGACTATCGCGTCGTTGACCATTATACATACAGCATTTGCGGTGACGGAGACTTGATGGAGGGAATTTCATCCGAAGCGGCTTCGCTTGCGGGACATTTGAACCTCGGCCGTCTCATCGTGCTTTATGATTCAAATGACATTTCGCTTGACGGCGAACTAAACCGCTCATTCTCTGAAAATGTAAAGCAGCGCTTTGAAGCGATGAATTGGGAAGTGCTTTATGTTGAAGACGGCAACAACATTGCCGAAATTACGGCGGCCATCGAGAAAGCGAAACAAAATGAAAAGCAGCCGACATTAATTGAAGTGAAAACAACGATCGGTTTCGGTTCTCCAAACCGTGCGGGCACATCCGGCGTCCACGGCGCTCCGCTCGGATCAGAAGAGGCGAAATTAACGAAGGAAGCGTATGAGTGGACATACGAAGAAGATTTTTATGTTCCTTCCGAAGTGTACGAGCACTTTAACGAAACAGTGAAGGAAGCGGGCAAGAAAAAAGAGGCGGAATGGAACGAACTGTTCTCCGCATACAAGAAAGCCCACCCGGAACTTGCCGAAGAGCTTGAACTGGCGATCAAAGGCGAGCTTCCTGAAGGATGGGATCAGAAAGTACCTGTATATGAAAAAGGAAGCAGCCTTGCTTCACGTGCATCCTCAGGTGAAGTGTTAAACGGAATCGCTCAACAAGTGCCGTTTTTCTTTGGCGGATCCGCGGACTTGGCCGGTTCCAACAAAACGACAATCAAAAACGGCGGAGATGTTTCAGCGAAGGATTACGCCGGCAGAAATATCTGGTTCGGTGTAAGGGAATTTGCGATGGGAGCAGCTTTGAACGGAATGGCTCTTCACGGAGGCCTCCGCGTATTCGGCGGAACGTTCTTCGTTTTCTCCGATTACTTGAGACCAGCGATTCGTCTTGCTGCATTGATGGGGCTTCCTGTCACCTATGTATTTACACATGACAGCATTGCCGTCGGTGAAGACGGACCGACTCATGAGCCGATTGAACAGCTGGCATCACTTCGTGCGCTGCCGAACTTGTCCGTCATCAGACCTGCCGACGGAAATGAAACAGCAGCTGCCTGGAAGCTCGCGCTTCAATCAAAAGACCAGCCGACTGCGCTTGTGTTGACACGCCAAAACTTGCCGACAATCGATCAGTCTGCTGAAACGGCTTATGAAGGCGTTAAAAAGGGTGCATATGTCGTTTCAAAAAGCCAAAACGAAAAACCGGAAGCGATCTTGCTTGCGAGCGGATCTGAAGTTGGCCTTGCGCTTGATGCACAAAGCGAGCTGCAAAAAGAAGGCATTGACGTATCCGTTGTCAGCGTTCCGTCATGGGATCGATTTGACAAGCAGCCGGCTGAATATAAAAACGCTGTTCTTCCAACTGATGTGACAAAGCGTCTCGCAATTGAAATGGGATCGCCGCTCGGATGGGAGAGATATACAGGCACTGACGGGGACATTCTCGGAATCGACCAGTTCGGTGCATCAGCTCCTGGCGAAACGATCATGAAAGAATACGGTTTTACGCCTGCGAATGTAGTTGACCGGGTGAAAAAACTGTTAAATCGCTAATCGGGCATATGAAAGAGAATGATCTGCGGATCATTCTCTTTTTTTCGTTTCGACAAAATTAGTCGCTTCTTTTATCATCATCAGACAATTATTTCTAACCCCCTTTTGTATAATAGAAAACATATATCTTTCGAAACAGGGGGATGAGACAGGGATGGAACGCCATTATTATACGTATTTGATAGAAGAGGAATTTGCCAGCCATTATTTTGGAAGAGAGTCCGTCATGTTCAAACTGTTTTACGATTATCATTGGACGAGCCCCGATCAAAAGTCTCAATTAGCCGCGAAACAGATCGAGTTTATTACAAAACCGATTCCCGCTGCTCATATACACAAAAGAATGAAAATGAACCTCTGCCGGGAAGACTATACACAGGTTGACTATGTATACAGATTGATTGTTCCAAAAGGAAGCGCTTCTTTTATTATCAAAGACCGTCATATTGAGATTTTGGCAAAGGGTCCATTCGATGCCGAAACGGTTTTCTTTGAGGTATTGCGAAAAGTCAGTCCGTGTTTTCTTGCGATGGATTTTAATATGAAACGTTATGGCTGGCTGAACCCTGTGAAAGAAAGAAATTTTGTATAAAAAAAAGAATTTGGACTGTAAATGTTGTATAATAGCGTTTGGTTTAGTACACTTTATACGAGACAACATGAAGGAGGAAATTAAATGGATTTGTGGGTTGTCATCCTAGTGGGCGTTTTAGCATTGCTCGCAGGTGTTGCACTCGGATTTTTTATTGCTCGTAAATATATGATGAACTATTTGAAAAAAAATCCGCCAATTAATGAACAAATGCTGCGCATGATGATGATGCAGATGGGTATGAAACCATCCCAGAAGAAAATTAATCAAATGATGAAAGCCATGGAAAATCAAACGAAATAATGCGAATGCGATTATGACATAGAAGGAACATGGTTATAAAATAAAAAACCCGCTTCCGGGTTTTTTATTTTGATCTATGATTATTGTGTATTTCCGAGAGATAGTTTTTGGTATTCCAAGAGAAGGATATCCAGCTGCTGGCTGTGCTGAATGGTGATATGTGAAGTCATGCCGTTTGTCATGACGATTTTTAGCAGCTCTTTTCTTTTTTCCTCAATTTCATGAAGCAGATTTTCTTTCATCACAGGAATTTATCCTTTCTTCTGTAAAAATCATCTTTTTGTTGCCTACTAAATGCTATTATATCCATATATAGGTTTCTTTTCAATTCTGAAGGTGATAAGGGTAAATTGTCAAAATTGATTATATAAAGAAATTCGTGAAATCAACATCCTTTTTTGTGATATGTTAGGAAATTGAAATGTAATTGTCATATCAAATGATTTTCTTTCATGGTATTCCAAAAAATAGAAGGGAGAAAGAGATGGCTGATATCAATTATATTCTCGCTTTCGGTGCAGGGTTTCTATCGTTTATTTCGCCATGCTGCCTGCCGCTTTATCCCGCTTTTTTATCATATATTACCGGTGTCAGCATGAGTGAAATCCATTCTGACAAACTTATGTTTCAAAAAAGGAGCTTGGTACATACGGTCTTTTTCCTGATCGGCTTTTCGATGATCTTTGTGGCACTCGGCTACAGCACGTCGCTTGTCGGGTCGTTTTTTAAGGATTATCATCAGCTCATCAGGCAGCTTGGTGCGGTTTTTATCATCTTTTTCGGATTTGTCACTTTGGGGGTTTTTAAGCCTGAATTTTTAATGAAAGAAAGGCGCCTCCAATTTAAAAACAGGCCTGGAGGTCTGCTCGGTTCCATCGGAATCGGAATGGCATTTGCCGCCGGCTGGACGCCCTGCACCGGCCCGATTCTTGCAGCGGTTATTGCACTCGCCGGAACGAACCCGATGTCGGCCGTGCCTTATATGGCGCTTTATGCACTCGGATTCAGCTTGCCGTTTCTGCTTCTGTCTTTTTTCATTACAAAGATGAAATGGCTTCGGAAGCATCAGCTCATCATCATGAAGATCGGCGGAGTTGCAATGATTGTAGTCGGCATCCTGCTGTTCTTTGACTGGATGACGAAAATCATTATCGTATTGTCAAGCCTGTTCGGCGATTTCAGAGGCTTTTAAACTTTGCTAAGGACCGCCTTGGTTTTTTGTTACAATAGGACTTATTCACAGCAAAACTGAATAATGATGTTGGAGGGGAGTATGACAAGGGTTTTAATTGTTGATGATGCAAAATTTATGAGAGATAAAATTAGAGAAATACTTGAAACAGAAGACTTGCAAGTCGCGGGTGAAGCCGAGAACGGGGAAGAAGCTGTTTTGCTTTATCAAGAGCTGCAGCCGGACTTGGTTATCATGGATATTACGATGCCTGTGAAAAACGGGATAGAAGCTTTAAAGGATATGATCCAGCTGAACCCGAAAGTGAAAGTGATCATGTGTACGGCCATGCGGCAAAAGCGGATCGTCGTTGAGGCGATCGAAGCCGGAGCCAAGGACTTCATCGTCAAGCCTTTCGAGGAAACGAAAGTCGTCGAAGCGATTCGGCATGTGCTCGGAAATGCTTGCAGCTGATAAACGTGAACATGGTTTTTTTCTTCGTTTTAGAGTATAGTAACAAGTAGAGAAATTAGCTTTAGAAAAAGGGATGATATGTATGATGATCGTCGTTTCATCTATACTTGCTATCGTGATGGCCGTCATTGTCATGGCTGTCAGAATCAAGTCATCTGAAAAACCGGCTACGGCCAAAAAAATTATACTGCCTCCGATTTTTATGAGCACCGGTGCTCTCATGTTTTTATTTCCGGTGTTCCACGTAACCGGTGCTGAATTTTTGGAAGCTCTCACCGTGGGCATGATCTTTTCTATTTTCTTAATTAAAACCTCAAAATTTGAAATCCGCGATGATAAAATCTATATTAAACGGTCCAAATCGTTTGTGTTTATTTTAATTGCGCTGCTCGTCATCCGGATCGTGATGAAGAGCATATTAAGCACAACGATCGATTACGGCGCACTGAGCGGAATGTTTTGGATTCTGGCTTTCGGGATGATCGTTCCTTGGCGGATTGCCATGTATTTATCGTTTAGAAAGCTTTCAAGCCAGATTGAAGCGTCAAATCACATACAGGTCAATTAAAACAAAACCTTTCCTGAAAGAAGGAAAGGTTTTGTTTATTTAA
Coding sequences within it:
- a CDS encoding NucA/NucB deoxyribonuclease domain-containing protein, encoding MIKKWAVHLLFSALVLLGLSGGAAYSPQHAEGAARYDDILYFPASRYPETGAHISDAIKAGHSDVCTIERSGADKRRQESLKGIPTKPGFDRDEWPMAMCEEGGKGASVRYVSSSDNRGAGSWVGNRLSGFADGTRILFIVQ
- the lexA gene encoding transcriptional repressor LexA, whose translation is MTKLSKRQLDILRFIKEEVKRKGYPPSVREIGEAVGLASSSTVHGHLARLETKGLIRRDPTKPRAIEILDTEEEIHIPKNQVVNVPVIGKVTAGTPITAVENIEEYFPLPERLAPPDEHVFMLEIMGESMIDAGILDQDYVIVKQQNTANNGDIVVAMTEDDEATVKRFFKEETHIRLQPENPTMEPIILQNVTILGKVIGVFRTVH
- the yneA gene encoding cell division suppressor protein YneA, yielding MKKESLIFVSLFTAVISCCILFVSFAGKIEERKQYVKIEVQEGDTLWELADRIKGGKTADKHKFIEWVADKNNLPTSVIKPGDVLILPVAKQHSDQYQLAVVE
- a CDS encoding YneB family resolvase-like protein, giving the protein MNAIIYTRVSTAKEQQETSLKRQEEELKSLAAEHGMNVVSVISEQASGYEMDRDGVFDLLEEIKTSDIDAVLIQDDTRLGRGNAKIALLHCLYKEGVQIYTLAHRGKLELSEADSMVLEIVGIVEEYQRKIHNLKIKRGMKKAVENGYRPERNLKHRNEGGGRERIEAPLSEIVRLRENKLTFAEIAAVLRGFGYSISKATVHRRYQEYKDGLAD
- a CDS encoding DUF896 domain-containing protein, which codes for MISKEKIARINELAKKAKSGSLTDEEKAEQQKLRQEYLQGVRASMKNTLKTVTIVDPEGNDVTPEKLKQEKRNRRLH
- the tkt gene encoding transketolase; this translates as MKTIELKSVATIRTLSIDAIEKAKSGHPGMPMGTAPMAYALWTKMMNVSPENPNWFNRDRFVLSAGHGSMLLYSMLHLSGYDVSIEDLKNFRQWGSKTPGHPEFGHTPGVDATTGPLGQGIGMAVGMALAERHLAETYNRDDYRVVDHYTYSICGDGDLMEGISSEAASLAGHLNLGRLIVLYDSNDISLDGELNRSFSENVKQRFEAMNWEVLYVEDGNNIAEITAAIEKAKQNEKQPTLIEVKTTIGFGSPNRAGTSGVHGAPLGSEEAKLTKEAYEWTYEEDFYVPSEVYEHFNETVKEAGKKKEAEWNELFSAYKKAHPELAEELELAIKGELPEGWDQKVPVYEKGSSLASRASSGEVLNGIAQQVPFFFGGSADLAGSNKTTIKNGGDVSAKDYAGRNIWFGVREFAMGAALNGMALHGGLRVFGGTFFVFSDYLRPAIRLAALMGLPVTYVFTHDSIAVGEDGPTHEPIEQLASLRALPNLSVIRPADGNETAAAWKLALQSKDQPTALVLTRQNLPTIDQSAETAYEGVKKGAYVVSKSQNEKPEAILLASGSEVGLALDAQSELQKEGIDVSVVSVPSWDRFDKQPAEYKNAVLPTDVTKRLAIEMGSPLGWERYTGTDGDILGIDQFGASAPGETIMKEYGFTPANVVDRVKKLLNR
- the sirA gene encoding sporulation inhibitor of replication protein SirA, whose product is MERHYYTYLIEEEFASHYFGRESVMFKLFYDYHWTSPDQKSQLAAKQIEFITKPIPAAHIHKRMKMNLCREDYTQVDYVYRLIVPKGSASFIIKDRHIEILAKGPFDAETVFFEVLRKVSPCFLAMDFNMKRYGWLNPVKERNFV
- a CDS encoding YneF family protein, with protein sequence MDLWVVILVGVLALLAGVALGFFIARKYMMNYLKKNPPINEQMLRMMMMQMGMKPSQKKINQMMKAMENQTK
- a CDS encoding aspartyl-phosphate phosphatase Spo0E family protein, with amino-acid sequence MKENLLHEIEEKRKELLKIVMTNGMTSHITIQHSQQLDILLLEYQKLSLGNTQ
- a CDS encoding cytochrome c biogenesis protein CcdA, with translation MADINYILAFGAGFLSFISPCCLPLYPAFLSYITGVSMSEIHSDKLMFQKRSLVHTVFFLIGFSMIFVALGYSTSLVGSFFKDYHQLIRQLGAVFIIFFGFVTLGVFKPEFLMKERRLQFKNRPGGLLGSIGIGMAFAAGWTPCTGPILAAVIALAGTNPMSAVPYMALYALGFSLPFLLLSFFITKMKWLRKHQLIIMKIGGVAMIVVGILLFFDWMTKIIIVLSSLFGDFRGF
- a CDS encoding response regulator, translated to MTRVLIVDDAKFMRDKIREILETEDLQVAGEAENGEEAVLLYQELQPDLVIMDITMPVKNGIEALKDMIQLNPKVKVIMCTAMRQKRIVVEAIEAGAKDFIVKPFEETKVVEAIRHVLGNACS
- a CDS encoding CcdC family protein, with translation MICMMIVVSSILAIVMAVIVMAVRIKSSEKPATAKKIILPPIFMSTGALMFLFPVFHVTGAEFLEALTVGMIFSIFLIKTSKFEIRDDKIYIKRSKSFVFILIALLVIRIVMKSILSTTIDYGALSGMFWILAFGMIVPWRIAMYLSFRKLSSQIEASNHIQVN